A window from Onychostoma macrolepis isolate SWU-2019 chromosome 07, ASM1243209v1, whole genome shotgun sequence encodes these proteins:
- the tex261 gene encoding protein TEX261 isoform X1 codes for MWFIYLLSWLSLAVQICFVTLAIAAGLYYLAELIEEYAVATSRIIKYMIMFSTAVLVGLYLFEGFPTFMIGVGLFTNLVYFGLLQTFPYIMLTSPNFILSCALVVLNHYMAFQYFAEEYYPFSEVLAYFTICLWVIPFSFFVSLSAGENVLPSTVQQGDDVVSNYFTKGKRGKRSGILLIFSFVKEAVLPSRQKMY; via the exons atgtggtttatttatttactcagcTGGTTGTCGCTGGCGGTGCAGATATGTTTCGTTACTCTCGCTATCG CTGCAGGCCTGTATTACCTGGCGGAGTTAATAGAGGAGTACGCAGTCGCCACCAGCcgcattataaaatatatgattatg TTCTCCACAGCGGTGCTGGTGGGACTCTATCTGTTTGAGGGCTTCCCCACGTTCATGATCGGTGTGGGTCTCTTCACCAACCTGGTTTACTTCGGTCTGCTGCAGACGTTTCCATACATCATGCTGACATCGCCGAACTTCATCCTGTCATGTG CACTGGTTGTGTTAAACCACTATATGGCCTTCCAATATTTTGCGGAGGAGTACTATCCATTCTCTGAG gttCTAGCGTACTTCACTATATGTCTGTGGGTGATTCCGTTCTCATTCTTcgtttctctctctgctggggAGAATGTTCTTCCATCCACTGTGCAGCAGGGAG acgATGTGGTGTCAAATTACTTCACTAAAGGCAAGCGGGGCAAGCGCTCAGGCATCCTGCTCATCTTCTCCTTCGTGAAGGAGGCCGTTTTGCCAAGCCGACAGAAGATGTACTGA
- the tex261 gene encoding protein TEX261 isoform X2: MLIVDSVVKRVQMSVHVGRCINNAAGLYYLAELIEEYAVATSRIIKYMIMFSTAVLVGLYLFEGFPTFMIGVGLFTNLVYFGLLQTFPYIMLTSPNFILSCALVVLNHYMAFQYFAEEYYPFSEVLAYFTICLWVIPFSFFVSLSAGENVLPSTVQQGDDVVSNYFTKGKRGKRSGILLIFSFVKEAVLPSRQKMY, translated from the exons ATGCTGATTGTGGACAGTGTCGTAAAAAGAGTACAAATGTCTGTCCACGTAGGCAGATGTATTAATAATG CTGCAGGCCTGTATTACCTGGCGGAGTTAATAGAGGAGTACGCAGTCGCCACCAGCcgcattataaaatatatgattatg TTCTCCACAGCGGTGCTGGTGGGACTCTATCTGTTTGAGGGCTTCCCCACGTTCATGATCGGTGTGGGTCTCTTCACCAACCTGGTTTACTTCGGTCTGCTGCAGACGTTTCCATACATCATGCTGACATCGCCGAACTTCATCCTGTCATGTG CACTGGTTGTGTTAAACCACTATATGGCCTTCCAATATTTTGCGGAGGAGTACTATCCATTCTCTGAG gttCTAGCGTACTTCACTATATGTCTGTGGGTGATTCCGTTCTCATTCTTcgtttctctctctgctggggAGAATGTTCTTCCATCCACTGTGCAGCAGGGAG acgATGTGGTGTCAAATTACTTCACTAAAGGCAAGCGGGGCAAGCGCTCAGGCATCCTGCTCATCTTCTCCTTCGTGAAGGAGGCCGTTTTGCCAAGCCGACAGAAGATGTACTGA